Proteins from a single region of Ascaphus truei isolate aAscTru1 chromosome 12 unlocalized genomic scaffold, aAscTru1.hap1 SUPER_12_unloc_3, whole genome shotgun sequence:
- the LOC142473642 gene encoding histone H3, which translates to MARTKQTARKSTGGKAPRKQLATKAARKSAPATGGVKKPHRYRPGTVALREIRRYQKSTELLIRKLPFQRLVREIAQDFKTDLRFQSSAVMALQEASEAYLVGLFEDTNLCAIHAKRVTIMPKDIQLARRIRGERA; encoded by the coding sequence atggcccggaccaagcagaccgcccggaaatccaccggAGGGAAGGCTCCCCGTAAGCAGCTAGCGACCAAGGCTGCCAGAAAGAGCGCTCCGGCCACCGGCGGAGTGAAGAAGCCTCACCGCTACCGGCCCGGTACTGTGGCTCTCAGGGAGATCCGCCGCTACCAGAAGTCCACCGAGCTGCTCATCCGCAAGCTGCCCTTCCAGCGCCTGGTCCGGGAGATCGCCCAGGACTTCAAGACTGACCTGCGCTTCCAGAGCTCGGCTGTCATGGCTCTGCAGGAGGCCAGCGAGGCTTATCTGGTGGGGCTCTTCGAGGACACCAACCTGTGCGCTATCCACGCCAAGAGGGTCACCATCATGCCTAAGGACATCCAGCTGGCCCGCAggatcagaggggagagagcttaG
- the LOC142473641 gene encoding histone H1.11R-like, producing MAETAPAPPPPAESAAKKKQPKKAAGASKSRPAKSGPSVSDLIVRAVSASKERSGVSLSALKKALAAGGYDVEKNNSRLKLALKGLVSKETLIQLKGSGASGSFKLNKKQLESKEKAAKKKDVGKPKKPVAKKPAKSPKKPKKAPAGLKKSPKKVKKPAAAKKPAKSPKKSKAAKPRKAVKSPAAKKAAKPKAAKSPAKAKAAKPKAAKPKRAAAPKK from the coding sequence atggccgagaccgctcctgctcctcctcctccagctgaaagcgccgccaagaagaagcagccgaaGAAAGCGGCCGGAGCCTCGAAAAGCCGCCCAGCAAAGTCCGGTCCCAGCGTGTCCGATCTGATAGTGAGAGCTGTGTCCGCCTCTAAGGAGCGCAGCGGGGTCTCCCTGTCCGCTCTGAAGAAGGCTCTGGCTGCAGGAGGCTACGATGTGGAGAAGAATAACAGCCGCCTGAAGCTGGCTCTCAAGGGCTTGGTGAGCAAGGAAACCCTGATCCAGCTGAAAGGGAGCGGAGCCTCCGGATCGTTCAAGCTGAATAAGAAGCAGctggagagcaaggagaaggcggccAAGAAAAAGGATGTGGGGAAACCCAAGAAGCCAGTGGCAAAGAAACCCGCCAAGTCCCCCAAGAAACCCAAAAAGGCTCCGGCAGGATTGAAGAAAAGCCCCAAAAAGGTCAAGAAACCGGCGGCCGCCAAGAAGCCAGCAAAAAGCCCGAAGAAGTCTAAAGCTGCCAAGCCCAGGAAGGCTGTGAAGAGCCCGGCGGCTAAAAAGGCTGCGAAGCCAAAAGCTGCTAAGAGTCCAGCTAAGGCCAAGGCAGCCAAACCCAAAGCAGCAAAGCCCAAGAGGGCGGCAGCTCCTAAGAAGTGA
- the LOC142473640 gene encoding histone H4, which translates to MTGRGKGGKGLGKGGAKRHRKVLRDNIQGITKPAIRRLARRGGVKRISGLIYEETRGVLKVFLENVIRDAVTYTEHAKRKTVTAMDVVYALKRQGRTLYGFGG; encoded by the coding sequence ATGACTGGTCGCGGCAAAGGAGGAAAAGGGCTCGGGAAAGGAGGTGCCAAGAGGCACAGGAAGGTTCTTCGTGACAACATCCAAGGCATAACCAAGCCTGCTATCCGCCGCCTGGCTCGCAGAGGAGGAGTGAAGCGCATCTCCGGTCTCATCTATGAAGAGACCCGTGGGGTGCTCAAGGTTTTCCTGGAGAATGTGATCCGGGACGCGGTCACCTACACCGAGCACGCTAAGAGGAAGACAGTCACCGCTATGGACGTGGTGTATGCTCTCAAGCGCCAGGGCCGCACTCTCTATGGATTCGGAGGCTAA